The Collibacillus ludicampi region CAAGAAGTGGTAGACGACGAGGACGAGCGGATCGCCGTAGTGGGCGAAGAAATCGATTTGGAACCATGGATGGAGCAAGCCATCATTCTTGCTCTGCCATACCGTCCACTGTGTGAACAGGAGTGTGCCGGTCTTTGCCCTGTTTGCGGGATGAACCGCAACGAATCATCTTGCAACTGCAACGATGAGCGGATCGACCCGCGATTGGCGGATCTGGCCAAATTCTTTGAACAAAATTGAATCCCTTTTGATAGCTTTGTAAGGGGGTGTAGACAATGGCAGTACCATTTCGGCGTACGTCCAAAACGCGCAAACGTATGCGCCGTACTCATTTCAAGCTGACCGTTCCAGGGATGGTTGAATGCCCGCAATGCCACGAAATGAAGTTGGCTCACCGTGTTTGCAAGAACTGCGGGTATTACAAAGGACGCGCTGTTATCGTTGAAGCGTAAATGTGAAAAAGGCGAGGACCTGTACAGGTTCTTGTCTTTTTTTTAATCAATACTTGTACTTTCGGTATGTATTTTATATACTCGCATTAGTACTTGGTACTAAATCGTGGGAGGGTTCGTTCGGGATGGCGAGAAGGAAGAAACGCGAGCGCCAAGCTGCTTTATTGGATTTGCTTGAACGCGAACCCTTTTTGACTGATGAAGAGCTGGCGGCACGCTTTGACGTAAGCATACAGACGATTCGTTTGGACCGTTTAACCCTCGGCATTCCCGAACTGCGTGAACGGATTCGTGCGTTGGCTACAAGAAAGAATGATGATTTGCGCTCACTCTCGGAGACGGAAGTCATCGGCCAGTTAATCGAAGTGAATCTGGGGGAGATGGCCATCTCCATTCTGGATATTGGTCCAGAGCACGTCTTTAGCAAGACGAAGATCGCGAGAGGTCATCACATGTTTGCACAAGCGAACTCCTTGGCCGTTGCCGTGATCGATGCGGAAGTCGTTTTGACTGCAGTGGCCGAGATTCGCTTCATTCGTCCGGTACAATTGGGGGAACGTTTGGTTTGTAAAGCGGTTGTGACTTCCAATAAACGGGAACGGGCCCATGTCAAGGTGACGACGAAGGCCGGGGCGGATATCGTTTTTGAAGGTGCGTTTACAGTAGTCAAAGTTCAGCAAGAAAACGCACGTGGATGGGAGGAAACAAACTTTGAAACTGGCGATTGACGCTATGGGTGGCGATTATGCGCCGGAAGCGGTCGTGACTGGTGCAATATTGGCTGCCAGCGAGTATCCCGATCTGACGTTGCTGTTGACAGGTAACGAAAGCCAGATTCGCCAATATCTCGGACACTCAGTGCCTGACAATATAGAGATTATACATACTTCGGAAGTGATTGAAGCGGTGGATGAACCAGTCCGCGCCGTTCGCCGAAAAAAGGATTCTTCCATGGTCGTGGCGGCGAATCTGGTGAAGGAAGGGCGCGCGGATGGTATTCTATCTGCCGGCAACACGGGTGCATTAATGACGGCTAGCCTGTTAATCATCGGTAGACTGGAAGGGATTGAGCGGCCTGCTCTCGCTACGTTGTGGCCGACGTTTGACGGCCGAGGAGTGCTGGTGCTCGATGCGGGTGCGAATATGGACGCTACCCCGGAGCATCTTTTGCAATATGCTTATATGGGTCACGTCTACTCGCAAGATGTTTTGTTAGTAGAGAAACCGCGTATCGGCTTGCTGAATGTCGGTACAGAACCCGGAAAAGGAAACCAGTTGACGAAAACGGCGTTTCCCATGCTTGCGGAAGGGGATTTTCGCTTTATCGGCAATGTGGAAGCGCGTGACGTGATGAATGGAGTTTGCGATGTGCTCGTATGTGACGGCTTTGTGGGCAATGCGATGTTGAAGCTGGCGGAAGGGATCGGTCTCGGTCTTTTTGGTGCACTAAAGGATGTTCTGTTGCAAAATTGGATGTCAAAAGCAGCATCGCTTGTTCTCAAGCCGGGATTACTCAAATTCAAGAAAACGTTCGATTACAAGGAATATGGCGGTGCGCCGTTGTTGGGGGTCAAGGGTGTTGTCATGAAGGCGCACGGGTCATCGAACGCCCGCGCCATACAGATGGCGATTCATCAAGCACGTCAATTCATGTTGCGTGATGTCCTGAGTCAATTTGTTAAGGTGGCAGGGTATAAAGAACACAAAATGTGTAATGAATAGGGGGGAAAAGAATGAAAAAAATGGCATTCGTGTTCCCGGGACAGGGTGCACAAACGGTAGGCATGGGGAAAGAGATGGCCGACCAATTCGGGGAAGCGCGCAGCGTATTCGCCGAGGCGGATGAAGCTCTTGGATTCAAGCTTTCCGACCTCATATTCTCTGGGCCTGAAGACAAATTGCGCTTGACTTACTATACACAACCCGCTTTGCTCACTACAAGCATCGCGATCTATCGCGTATTTGCCAAAGAAGGCTTTGTTCCCGCGTTTCTTGCCGGGCATTCTCTAGGCGAATATTCCGCTTTGGTCGTTGCCGGCGCGATGGATTTCAGTGATGCGGTGCGCATTGTCCATGCCCGGGGCAAATTCATGGATGAGGCGGTTCCTGCGGGTGTAGGTTCCATGTCGGCTGTCATGGGGGCTGAGCGGAATTTGATTGAAGAGATTTGCCGACAGGTTACGGCTGAGGTAGGGCCTGTGGAATTAGCCAACATTAACTGCCCTGGGCAGATTGTGATCTCCGGCAAAGCGGAAGCGGTAGAAGAAGCAGGAAACCGTTTATCTGCCAATGGAGCCAAGATTGTTCGTCTGAGTGTATCGGGTCCCTTCCATTCTTCTCTCATGCAACCTGCGGCCGAAAAACTGCAACAGGTGCTTGAAGAAGTAGAGATTCGGGATGCTGCGGTTCCTGTCGTGGCGAATGTGTCTGCCCGCCCCGTCGTGAAAGCGGCGGAGATCCGGGAAGTGCTTTATCAGCAAGTATCCGCATCCGTGTTATGGGAAGATTCAGTGCGGTTCATGCTGGACGAAGGGGTCGAGGCTTTTGTCGAGATCGGTTCGGGAAAGGTGCTCTCAGGTTTGATTAAAAAGGTCAATAGACGCATTCCTACGTTCAATATTCAGGATCCGGCATCACTAGAATCTGTAGTCAGCCAGTTGAAAGAGGAGGGATAACATGTATAATGGCAAAGTGGCAGTGATCACTGGTGGCTCCCGCGGTATCGGCAAGGCGATCGCCTTGAAATTCGCGGAAAAAGGAGCCAAAGTGGTCGTTAACTACTCGGGCAGCCAAGCGGCAGCGGAAGAGGTGGTTTCCGCCATTCGTTCGCAAGGAGGGGAAGCGATCGCTGTCCAGGGAGATGTCAGCCGCTATGAAGATGCCGAACGATTGGTAACAACCGCCTTGGAAACGTACGGACGAGTGGACATTCTCGTCAATAACGCTGGCATCACGCGTGACAACCTCTTAATCCGCATGAAAGAGGAAGAATGGGATGCGGTGATCGATACGAACCTCAAAGGGGTATTCCATTGCACGAAAGCGGTCGCCCGGCCTATGATGAAACAACGTTCCGGGCGGATCATCAATATCGCATCAGTCGTCGGTTTGATGGGAAACCCGGGGCAAGCGAACTACGTTGCAGCTAAGGCAGGGGTCATCGGTTTGACGAAAACGGCGGCTAAAGAGCTCGCTACCAGGGGAATCACGGTGAATGCCGTAGCTCCGGGATACATCGAAACCGATATGACTGCAGCTTTAGAGGATACATACAAGCAAAAGCTTTTTGAACAGATTCCTCTTGGCCGTCTTGGCAAACCGGAGGATGTCGCCGGAGTCGTTCTGTTCCTGGCATCTGATGATGCCGCCTACATGACAGGACAAGTACTAAGTGTCGACGGCGGAATGGTAATGTAGTATACTCTTGGAAGGAGGTGAGAGCATGTCCGAAGATATTTTCAATCGTGTGAAAAGCATCGTTGTAGATCGCCTAGGGGTCGATGAAGCGGATGTCAAGATGGAATCATCTTTTAAAGATGACCTTGGGGCTGATTCACTCGATGTAGTGGAATTGGTTATGGAATTGGAAGATGAGTTCGATCTGGAAATCTCCGATGAAGATGCCGAGAAAATCACTACTGTGGGTGAAGTAGTTAAATATATCGAAGCCCATCAATAATCAAACGCATTTTATGGTTTAAAAAGTCCCGTACTGCGTTGCGGGACTTTATTTTAACATCCAGATGTGAGAGAGGCTGTTCAAAAAGGAGGACAAACAGAGCCCCATTTCGATGGCAAAATTTTTGGCGAAAGGTCGAGATACGAACGAGACCAGCAGAATGATTTTGCCAAAAACGAATGCAGCGGCCTTGTTTCCCGGACTTTTTGAACAACTTCTATGAGACTCTTGGAGGATGGGTGATTCAAGTGAAAAGAAGAGTCGTCGTCACGGGTCTGGGGGTCGTCTCTCCTGTAGGAAATGACGTCCCTACATTTTGGAATTCCTTGATTGAAGGAAAATCTGGTATTAGGCGTATCGATCGCTTCGACCCGAGTGACTACCCCTGTCAAATCGCGGGGATTGTAAGAGACTTTAACCCTGAGGATTATATAGATAAAAAAGAAGTCCGGCGTATGGATCGCTTCGCTCATTATGCTGTTGCTGCTTCCCTCCAAGCGGTTCGCGACGCAGGGCTTAAGATCACGGAGGAAAACGCGGAAAACGTAGGCGTTTATATCGGTTCCGGTATCGGCGGGATCGAGACGCTGGTCGAGCAAACGTTGATCTTGCATGAGCGCGGCCCACGCAGGGTGAGTCCTTTCATGATTCCGATGATGATCGGTGATATGGCATCCGGTCAAGTATCTATCCTGCTGGGAGCGAAAGGCCCCAATTCTTCGCCCATCTCCGCTTGTGCGACGGGTACCAACTCGATAGGAGATGCCTTCAAGATCATTGAGCGCGGTCATGCAAACGTGATGATCTGTGGTGGTGCGGAAGCGCCTATTTTACCGATTGCTCTTGCGGGCTTCAGTGCGGCGAAAGCATTATCGACATCCTACAACGATACGCCGGAAAAGGCGAGCAGGCCGTTTGACGCGAACAGGGACGGCTTCGTTATGGGAGAGGGCGCAGGGATTCTGGTTCTTGAAGAGTTGGAGCACGCGAAGAAGAGAAACGCAAAAATATACGCGGAAATTGTCGGCTACGGCATGTCTGGTGACGCATACCATATCACCGCTCCGGATCCTGAAGGAGAAGGCCAGGCAAGAGCCATGAGGATGGCTTTGCGAGACGCTGGACTGAATCCGGAAGATGTGGATTACATCAATGCGCACGGCACTTCCACGCCCATGAACGAGAAGTTTGAAACGATGTCCGTCAAGAAAGCGTTCGGTGAACACGCCTACAAGCTGGCCATCTCATCAACCAAATCGATGACCGGTCACCTGCTCGGAGCCGCCGGTGGTATCGAAGCCATTGCAACGGTGAAGACGATCGAATGCGGAGTGATACCGCCGACGATCAACTATGAAACTCCGGATCCGGATTGTGACTTGGATTACGTTCCGAATGTGGCCCGTAAAGCGGAGGATCGTGTCGCGATGTCCAATTCTTTCGGCTTCGGCGGGCATAATGCTTCGATTATTTTTAGAAAATATACGGAGTAATGATGGTACCCGGTGCTTGCACCGGGGAACTTGATTTAGGGGATTGGTGGACGAATGGCTGGCAAATTCGAAATGTTGATGCGTGGTATCGGGATCACATTTAACAATGTAAATCTGCTCAAGCAAGCATTCACACACGCATCTTATCGCAATGAGCATCGCGGGGAGGCGATGCAAGACAATGAACGGTTGGAATTTTTGGGGGATGCTGTCTTAGAATTGCTGATTAGCGAATACCTTTATAAACGTTATCCGCAACTTCCTGAAGGGGAATTGACGAGGATGCGTGCGGCGATCGTTTGCGAGCCATCACTCGTTCGTTTTGCCACAAAGCTGTCCTTCGATAAATATGTTCGCCTCGGCAGGGGTGAGGAATTGTCAGGGGGAAGAAAACGGCCGGCCTTACTTGCAGATGTATTTGAAGCATTCATGGGCGCTCTCTACCTTGATCAAGGATTGGAGTCGGTCAAGGAGTTTCTCGATACGCATATCCTTCCCGATATCGATAACGTCCATGTTTTATTGGCGGACTATAAGACGATGCTTCAAGAACTTGTGCAGCGTGATGGTATTGGTCCTCTCAGCTATCGTATTCTGGAAGAGCGCGGCCCTGCCCATCACAGGGAATTTGTGGCTCAGGTGATGATCGATGGCAAGCCGTATGGAGAGGGGATCGGCCGTTCGAAGAAAGAAGCGGAACAGCGGGCAGCGCAGGCGACGATTACGATGTTGACGCAAAAAGAGAACCCGACCTCTTGAGCGCGGAAAACAGAATCGAGTGAACGGGGCTTCTGTAAGAGAGCGTGTTTTTTAAACAACCTCTACTCGTTACAGGAGCCTTTTCATTTGGCCATGAATTGCTTCTTACCCCTAGATTCCTTGCTTTATGTTACAATGTTTCCGTCGAATGGAGGTGATACCTTCGTGTACTTGAAACGTATCGAGATCGTGGGATTTAAATCTTTTGCGGACCGCACGGAATTGGAGTTTTTTCCGGGGGTGACAGCAATCGTCGGTCCGAACGGTTCGGGCAAATCCAACATTTCCGATTGTATCCGCTGGGTCTTAGGCGAGCAAAGTGCCAAAAGCCTGCGTGGAAGCAAGATGGAAGACGTGATTTTTGCCGGAAGTGAGACGAGAAAACCGGTGAATTATTGTGAGGTTTCTTTGACTCTTGACAATACGGATCAGGAACTTCCCCTCGACTATAATGAAGTGACGGTCACACGACGCGTTTATCGTTCAGGAGAGGGCGAATATTTTATTAACAAACAGGCTTGTCGTTTGAAAGATATCACAGAATTGTTTATGGATACCGGCCTCGGGAAAGAAGCGTATTCGATTATCGGGCAAGGACGGATCGAGGAAATCCTATCGACCAAAGCGGAAGATCGGCGTGGTATTTTTGAAGAAGCGGCAGGGATCGTTAAATACAAAACTCGCAAACGGGAAGCGGAGAAAAAGTTGGAAGAAACGGAAGCAAACCTCGTTCGCATCGGTGACGTGATCAGCGAACTGGAGTCACAAATCGATCCTTTGGCGGAACAAGCGGCAACCGCCGAATCATACCGCCGGCTTAAAGAAGAATTCGATACCATTGAAATTTCGTTGCATGTTCATCATATTGAAGACTTACATAAGCGTTGGTCGGAGGGAAACGACGAAGGAAAGCGGCTGAGAGATCAGCATATGGATCAAGCGACTGTCGTTTCGCAAGAAGAAGCGAAATTCGCGGAAATGAAATGGCTGGCCGACCAGTTGGAAGAAGAGTGGGATACGAAGAACAGTAAGCTTGTACACGCCATTCAAGAATGCGAAAAAGCGGAAGGACGCTATGAGGTGCTTCGGGAAAGAATGCGCAATCTCTTGCAAGGGCGTGAAGATATCTCCAGTACGCGTGTCAAGCTCGCCAAGGAAATGGGAATGATCGATTCGGAATTAAAGCAGCTGCAAGAACGAGTGGAAAGTTTGCGCAAGAAACGCAGTGATTTCTTGAGAGAACTTGAAGAGAAACAAGGACTCGTCAAAGAATTTCTCGACCGATCGGAACGGGAAAATGAATTGGAACGGTTGAAGGCCGACCTGATTGAGAAATTGAATGAAGCGGCAGGGAAGCGAAATGAAATCAAAAACATACATGGACAGAGAGAGATGTTGGCGCGACGGGAAGAGAGGCTTTCAGAAGACGAAAAGGAACTGATCGCACGCATCCAAACGGTTGAACAAGTGCTTGAAGAAGCGGAAGAACAGGTACTTGCCCTTCAGAAGGATGAGGACGTTTTGGTCAAGCGGCTCCATGAGCAACAAGAATGGCTGCACCGCCAAGCAGAACAGAAGAAGCAACTGGAAACGAGATTGCGGGAAACACAAAATGAATTTGTTTCCAGCCATTCTCGTTATGAGCTCTTGCGAGATATGCAAGAGGAATACGGAGGATATAACATCGGTGTACGCAATATCTTACAAGCGGCCAAAGCGGGGAAAGTTTCAGGCGTTTGCGGTGCAGTGGCTGAGCGGATTCAAGTGCCTGCGCCATATGAGATCGCTCTGGAAACGGCACTCGGCTCTGCATTGCAGCATGTGATCGTGGAAAGCGAAAAAGCCGGACGGGAAGCGATACAGTTCTTGAAACGGAACAATGGGGGACGCGCGACCTTTTTACCTCTAGATGTGATGAAGGGCCGCACCTTGGGAAGAGCAGAGCGATCGGCCATTGAAGATCACCCGGGGTTCGTCGGCATTGCCGCTGAAATGGTCGGCTGTGAAGAAAAGTACCGTGAAGTAATCAATTATTTACTCGGCGCCGTTGTTGTCGCCAAGACGATCGCGGATGCGAACGTTTTGGCGCGATTGCTGCAGTATCGCGTTCGTGTCGTCACCCTTGACGGCGATATTGTCAATCCGGGAGGTTCGATGACAGGGGGTTCCGTACAAAAGAAGGGAACCAGCTTACTTGGACGGCAACGAGAAATCGAAGAGCTGGAAAAGAAGTTGGCCGATTTGCAACAATCTATTCGCGATGCGGAGAAGAGAATCGGAGAGATTGAGACCCAATCGGCACGCATGCAAGAAGAACAGTTGCAGTTGCAAGAACAATTGTCCAAGATGAAAGAATCGTCCCGTCAGGCAGAGGCGCGCATTCGCGAAAATTCTGCAGAAAAACGGGGACTCGAGGAACGACTGCAAGTCGTACGCGTGGAAATCGATCAGTGCCGCAAGGAGATGTATGAATGGACGGAGCGGCAGGAGCAAGTGACTCGAGAGCT contains the following coding sequences:
- the rpmF gene encoding 50S ribosomal protein L32; its protein translation is MAVPFRRTSKTRKRMRRTHFKLTVPGMVECPQCHEMKLAHRVCKNCGYYKGRAVIVEA
- the fapR gene encoding transcription factor FapR, with product MARRKKRERQAALLDLLEREPFLTDEELAARFDVSIQTIRLDRLTLGIPELRERIRALATRKNDDLRSLSETEVIGQLIEVNLGEMAISILDIGPEHVFSKTKIARGHHMFAQANSLAVAVIDAEVVLTAVAEIRFIRPVQLGERLVCKAVVTSNKRERAHVKVTTKAGADIVFEGAFTVVKVQQENARGWEETNFETGD
- the plsX gene encoding phosphate acyltransferase PlsX, coding for MKLAIDAMGGDYAPEAVVTGAILAASEYPDLTLLLTGNESQIRQYLGHSVPDNIEIIHTSEVIEAVDEPVRAVRRKKDSSMVVAANLVKEGRADGILSAGNTGALMTASLLIIGRLEGIERPALATLWPTFDGRGVLVLDAGANMDATPEHLLQYAYMGHVYSQDVLLVEKPRIGLLNVGTEPGKGNQLTKTAFPMLAEGDFRFIGNVEARDVMNGVCDVLVCDGFVGNAMLKLAEGIGLGLFGALKDVLLQNWMSKAASLVLKPGLLKFKKTFDYKEYGGAPLLGVKGVVMKAHGSSNARAIQMAIHQARQFMLRDVLSQFVKVAGYKEHKMCNE
- the fabD gene encoding ACP S-malonyltransferase → MKKMAFVFPGQGAQTVGMGKEMADQFGEARSVFAEADEALGFKLSDLIFSGPEDKLRLTYYTQPALLTTSIAIYRVFAKEGFVPAFLAGHSLGEYSALVVAGAMDFSDAVRIVHARGKFMDEAVPAGVGSMSAVMGAERNLIEEICRQVTAEVGPVELANINCPGQIVISGKAEAVEEAGNRLSANGAKIVRLSVSGPFHSSLMQPAAEKLQQVLEEVEIRDAAVPVVANVSARPVVKAAEIREVLYQQVSASVLWEDSVRFMLDEGVEAFVEIGSGKVLSGLIKKVNRRIPTFNIQDPASLESVVSQLKEEG
- the fabG gene encoding 3-oxoacyl-[acyl-carrier-protein] reductase; amino-acid sequence: MYNGKVAVITGGSRGIGKAIALKFAEKGAKVVVNYSGSQAAAEEVVSAIRSQGGEAIAVQGDVSRYEDAERLVTTALETYGRVDILVNNAGITRDNLLIRMKEEEWDAVIDTNLKGVFHCTKAVARPMMKQRSGRIINIASVVGLMGNPGQANYVAAKAGVIGLTKTAAKELATRGITVNAVAPGYIETDMTAALEDTYKQKLFEQIPLGRLGKPEDVAGVVLFLASDDAAYMTGQVLSVDGGMVM
- the acpP gene encoding acyl carrier protein → MSEDIFNRVKSIVVDRLGVDEADVKMESSFKDDLGADSLDVVELVMELEDEFDLEISDEDAEKITTVGEVVKYIEAHQ
- the fabF gene encoding beta-ketoacyl-ACP synthase II gives rise to the protein MKRRVVVTGLGVVSPVGNDVPTFWNSLIEGKSGIRRIDRFDPSDYPCQIAGIVRDFNPEDYIDKKEVRRMDRFAHYAVAASLQAVRDAGLKITEENAENVGVYIGSGIGGIETLVEQTLILHERGPRRVSPFMIPMMIGDMASGQVSILLGAKGPNSSPISACATGTNSIGDAFKIIERGHANVMICGGAEAPILPIALAGFSAAKALSTSYNDTPEKASRPFDANRDGFVMGEGAGILVLEELEHAKKRNAKIYAEIVGYGMSGDAYHITAPDPEGEGQARAMRMALRDAGLNPEDVDYINAHGTSTPMNEKFETMSVKKAFGEHAYKLAISSTKSMTGHLLGAAGGIEAIATVKTIECGVIPPTINYETPDPDCDLDYVPNVARKAEDRVAMSNSFGFGGHNASIIFRKYTE
- the rnc gene encoding ribonuclease III — translated: MAGKFEMLMRGIGITFNNVNLLKQAFTHASYRNEHRGEAMQDNERLEFLGDAVLELLISEYLYKRYPQLPEGELTRMRAAIVCEPSLVRFATKLSFDKYVRLGRGEELSGGRKRPALLADVFEAFMGALYLDQGLESVKEFLDTHILPDIDNVHVLLADYKTMLQELVQRDGIGPLSYRILEERGPAHHREFVAQVMIDGKPYGEGIGRSKKEAEQRAAQATITMLTQKENPTS
- the smc gene encoding chromosome segregation protein SMC, with translation MYLKRIEIVGFKSFADRTELEFFPGVTAIVGPNGSGKSNISDCIRWVLGEQSAKSLRGSKMEDVIFAGSETRKPVNYCEVSLTLDNTDQELPLDYNEVTVTRRVYRSGEGEYFINKQACRLKDITELFMDTGLGKEAYSIIGQGRIEEILSTKAEDRRGIFEEAAGIVKYKTRKREAEKKLEETEANLVRIGDVISELESQIDPLAEQAATAESYRRLKEEFDTIEISLHVHHIEDLHKRWSEGNDEGKRLRDQHMDQATVVSQEEAKFAEMKWLADQLEEEWDTKNSKLVHAIQECEKAEGRYEVLRERMRNLLQGREDISSTRVKLAKEMGMIDSELKQLQERVESLRKKRSDFLRELEEKQGLVKEFLDRSERENELERLKADLIEKLNEAAGKRNEIKNIHGQREMLARREERLSEDEKELIARIQTVEQVLEEAEEQVLALQKDEDVLVKRLHEQQEWLHRQAEQKKQLETRLRETQNEFVSSHSRYELLRDMQEEYGGYNIGVRNILQAAKAGKVSGVCGAVAERIQVPAPYEIALETALGSALQHVIVESEKAGREAIQFLKRNNGGRATFLPLDVMKGRTLGRAERSAIEDHPGFVGIAAEMVGCEEKYREVINYLLGAVVVAKTIADANVLARLLQYRVRVVTLDGDIVNPGGSMTGGSVQKKGTSLLGRQREIEELEKKLADLQQSIRDAEKRIGEIETQSARMQEEQLQLQEQLSKMKESSRQAEARIRENSAEKRGLEERLQVVRVEIDQCRKEMYEWTERQEQVTRELATLEKQTQEISRRVDELQANLREQMSVQEDLSEEVTEVKVKLAGIDQEITSTEENILRLKKRFTDISEEMEAKVRELTLIEERLQQTKREMAECESQVKSTAALRASAQAELDEVKVRKAELNKAIADAEHRVRESRLVLRNLENQVHQNEVKVNRLDVELANALGKLADEYQISFEWAKERYPIPEDIAAAKNRASALRREIEALGDVNLGAVDEYNRINERYTFLSEQRDDLIEAKTKLYEVIRDIEEEMSKRFLETFTAIRAQFTDVFAQLFGGGRADLLLVDPENLLTTGIEIVAQPPGKKLQNLSLLSGGERALTAISLLFAILRVKPVPFCVLDEVEAALDEANVSRFAEYLREFSAQTQFIVITHRKGTMEGADVLYGVTMEESGVSKLVSVKLIENDVQSA